From a region of the Impatiens glandulifera chromosome 4, dImpGla2.1, whole genome shotgun sequence genome:
- the LOC124934413 gene encoding cell division cycle 20.2, cofactor of APC complex-like: protein MDSGRVINSQFLQRKNERENLDRFIPNRSATDFDYAHSMLTGMNKAGKVNQADNSPAKEAYRKVLAEAFNINRTRILAFKNKPPTPIEAIPSHLTSFSSSSLNNTSKSSKPRRHFPQTSERTLDAPDMVDDFYLNLLDWGSANVLAIALGSTVYLWDATDGSTSELVTVDDECGPVTSVKWAPDGRHIALGLNDSHVQLWDSTSNRQLRTLSGGHSSRVGSLDWNNHILTTGGMDGKIINNDVRIRQHIVEEFIGHTQEVCGLKWSASGQQLASGGNDNLIHIWDRSTASSSSPTQWLHRLEDHTAAVKALAWCPFQSNLLASGGGGGDGCIKFWNTHTGAQLNSYNTGSQVCGLVWNKNERELLSSHGFSQNQLTLWKYPSMVKVAELNGHTSRVLFMTQSPDGNTIATAAGDETLRFWKAFGTPSASEVASKSLAAKANPEPFAGSNRIR from the exons atggATTCAGGCAGAGTTATCAATTCACAATTTCTTCagagaaaaaatgaaagagaaaac TTGGACAGGTTCATACCGAATCGATCGGCCACAGACTTCGACTATGCGCATTCTATGCTCACAGGTATGAATAAAGCTGGTAAGGTTAATCAGGCAGACAACTCCCCCGCTAAAGAAGCATACAGAAAGGTATTGGCGGAGGCATTCAACATCAACAGAACCCGCATACTTGCATTCAAGAACAAGCCTCCCACTCCCATTGAGGCCATTCCTTCGCACTTGacttccttttcttcttcatctcttaaCAATACTTCTAAATCTTCAAAGCCTCGCCGTCACTTTCCTCAG ACATCTGAAAGAACACTTGATGCTCCAGACATGGTTGATGATTTCTATCTGAATTTGCTGGACTGGGGCAGCGCCAATGTTCTTGCCATTGCCCTTGGTTCCACAGTCTATCTCTGGGATGCAACCGACGGATCAACCTCTGAGCTAGTCACGGTTGATGATGAATGTGGCCCTGTGACCAGCGTCAAGTGGGCTCCTGATGGTCGCCATATTGCTCTGGGCTTGAACGATTCCCATGTCCAGCTTTGGGATTCCACTTCAAACAGACAGTTAAGGACCTTAAGCGGAGGACACAGCTCCCGAGTTGGTTCTCTTGACTGGAACAATCACATACTAACCACTGGGGGTATGGATGGAAAAATCATAAACAACGACGTAAGAATAAGGCAGCATATTGTGGAGGAATTCATAGGACACACCCAAGAAGTTTGCGGGCTCAAGTGGTCTGCCTCCGGGCAGCAGTTGGCAAGCGGTGGAAACGATAATCTGATTCACATCTGGGATAGATCCACGGCTTCTTCCAGTTCCCCTACCCAGTGGCTTCACAGACTTGAAGACCACACTGCTGCTGTAAAGGCGCTTGCTTGGTGCCCTTTTCAGAGCAACTTGTTAGCTTCAGGTGGTGGTGGGGGAGATGGGTGCATCAAATTCTGGAATACACACACCGGGGCTCAGTTGAACTCCTATAACACTGGTTCGCAAGTTTGTGGTCTTGTTTGGAACAAGAATGAACGGGAGTTGTTGAGCTCACATGGGTTTAGCCAGAATCAATTGACATTGTGGAAGTATCCATCGATGGTGAAGGTTGCAGAACTGAATGGCCATACTTCAAGAGTCCTTTTCATGACTCAA AGCCCAGATGGAAACACAATTGCAACTGCTGCTGGAGATGAAACATTGAGATTCTGGAAGGCATTTGGGACACCTTCTGCTTCTGAAGTTGCATCAAAATCATTGGCAGCAAAGGCTAACCCTGAGCCATTTGCAGGCTCAAACAGAATTCGTTGA
- the LOC124934577 gene encoding uncharacterized protein LOC124934577, with protein MSGFISNDPCLLLKQVLQLLDVETDDEEEVIIDDIVSDTTTESAVLNPIDPFEIQSDQPKSSTRLEEEEKNDNGGWSIAGTDIVSDTTTESEVSNSIDPLEIQSDQPKSSSTTLEEERNDHGWSIAGTDIVPFHKFDPDAVYSYCHSSSKDGGKGDLKIRVRQHLASIGWKIEFFRNVGRTKVRMRYTSPQGKVFMSLVLLCKTLLGSISEKDQTPPLSLHSPVSDKLQENLQVNEEEVHFEPEYNQEALVEYVSTGTQQKNDDHAWYRKTNAKVLQLKVRKHLSFLGWKFWYITKKGKRELQYCSPRGKIEVSLITICKQCINEGIGLSKSKEVVVQPEEITQPSKFRKTLGEKDSGHLISKRVSQANPTTSSSPNPRTVLSWLIDNNVVLPRAKVHYRKDQRRLAEGMITREGIECACCGQVFTLSKFEAHAGSTIHRSDANIFLDDGRSLSECQSQLRDRIKLKSLMKKSKETMSYNINDSICSVCRIGGELILCDKCPSSYHITCLGLKVFPDGDWFCPSCLCGSCGRIKISEDAKEVENDNFLHCDQCQHKYHMECLKEMAYTNPGNVPMESCFCSKRCEEIFLGLRSRLGKRIPVGENLTWTLWKGVYSNDSPDKEAENYCKLNVALNVMHECFKRVKNPETQRDLIEDVIFCRRSELNRLNFEGFFTVILEKNNELVSVANVRIHGEKVAEMPLVATGFQYRRSGMCRILINELEKMLMELGIQKIVIPAVPLVVNTWKSAFGFSEMTNQTKLMFLNHNFLDFEGTIMCEKSLQPHLFHSSENEIKVCNVASESNDFDLKANKTNRDEDSRIMEYESSSTYCIPYNEVFPKDAYVVPSAELGVYESQFDSFVQSYKRRCPFTDPEYNSLHVFPIAAYKQADGINIDNRRVLVDVERGRTVPNWKPRRLRRGLGTTRIGGEDVNKKQLGREKSREKGRDREGDREKSRERSYEKSTDRDEPEDEVEGLLEILSYGFVNLGFYIGKRVLSFVSMEELKKLLNVVYRYWKEAVGNFIIWICGFGIIYWKEGIVCMEELKKLLNVVNMCWNEAENELKVCSVASYESSDIDLEANKTSQNEDSRVMEYESSSFIPHYEIFPKDDYVVPSAELWMYETQFDSFVQFYKQRCELTDPEVKQLDTTRNYML; from the exons ATGTCTGGATTTATTTCAAATGATCCATGCCTACTTTTGAAACAAGTACTCCAGTTGCTCGATGTTGAAACTGATGATGAGGAAGAAGTAATTATTGATGACATTGTAAGTGACACCACAACAGAAAGTGCAGTCTTGAATCCAATTGATCCCTTTGAAATTCAATCAGATCAACCAAAGTCATCTACAagacttgaagaagaagaaaaaaacgaTAATGGTGGTTGGTCAATTGCAGGAACCGACATTGTAAGTGACACCACAACAGAAAGTGAAGTCTCGAATTCAATTGATCCATTGGAAATTCAATCAGATCAACCAAAGTCATCGTCTACAACacttgaagaagaaagaaacgATCATGGTTGGTCAATTGCAGGAACAGACATTGTGCCATTTCATAAGTTTGATCCGGATGCAGTGTATAGTTATTGTCATTCCTCGAGTAAAGATGGAGGAAAAGGCGatttaaaaattagagttaGGCAGCATTTGGCTTCGATTGGATGGAAGATCGAGTTTTTTAGAAATGTAGGAAGAACCAAGGTTAGAATGCGTTATACTTCGCCCCAAGGGAAAGTATTCATGTCACTTGTTCTTCTTTGTAAGACTCTGCTTGGATCCATATCAGAAAAGGATCAGACTCCACCCTTAAGTTTACATTCTCCGGTTTCTGATAAGTTACAAGAAAACCTCCAagttaatgaagaagaagtccATTTTGAACCTGAATATAATCAAGAAGCCTTGGTGGAGTATGTTTCAACTGGAACCCAACAGAAGAATGATGATCATGCTTGGTACAGGAAGACTAATGCCAAAGTTCTTCAATTGAAAGTAAGAAAGCATCTCTCTTTTCTTGGATGGAAGTTCTGGTATATTACTAAAAAGGGTAAAAGGGAATTACAATATTGCTCACCTAGAGGGAAGATTGAGGTTTCCCTTATAACAATATGCAAACAATGTATAAATGAAGGAATTGGTTTGTCAAAATCCAAGGAAGTTGTTGTTCAACCTGAGGAAATTACACAACCCTCGAAATTTAGAAAGACATTGGGAGAAAAGGATTCTGGACATTTGATTAGCAAAAGAGTTAGTCAAGCAAATCCAACCACTTCTTCTAGTCCGAATCCTCGAACTGTATTGTCTTGGTTAATAGACAATAATGTGGTGTTACCAAGGGCTAAAGTGCATTATAGAAAAGATCAACGCCGGTTAGCTGAAGGAATGATTACACGAGAAGGAATAGAGTGTGCTTGTTGTGGGCAAGTTTTTACGCTATCTAAATTTGAGGCTCATGCAGGCAGCACTATCCATAGGTCTGATGCTAATATATTTCTGGACGATGGAAGATCTCTTTCAGAGTGTCAGTCACAATTGAGAGATCGCATTAAATTAAAGAGTTTGATGAAAAAGTCTAAAGAGACAATGAGTTATAATATAAACGATTCTATATGCTCTGTCTGTCGCATTGGTGGAGAGTTAATTTTGTGTGATAAATGTCCGTCCTCATATCATATTACTTGTCTTGGTCTTAAG GTTTTTCCTGATGGCGACTGGTTTTGCCCATCATGTTTGTGTGGATCTTGTGGGAGAATCAAAATTTCAGAAGATGCTAAGGAAGTGGAAAATGATAATTTTCTCCATTGTGACCAGTGCCAACATAAGT ATCATATGGAGTGTTTGAAGGAAATGGCCTATACAAATCCTGGAAATGTCCCCATGGAAAGTTGTTTTTGCAGCAAAAGATGTGAAGAG ATATTTTTGGGACTTAGGTCACGTTTGGGAAAACGTATTCCTGTTGGTGAAAATTTAACATGGACATTATGGAAAGGTGTTTATTCGAATGATAGTCCTGATAAAGAAGCGGAAAATTACTGCAAACTGAATGTTGCTCTTAATGTGATGCACGAGTGTTTTAAGCGTGTCAAAAATCCTGAAACTCAAAGAGATCTTATTGAAGATGTCATCTTCTGTCGAAG ATCTGAGTTAAATCGTTTGAATTTCGAAGGATTCTTCACTGtgattttggaaaaaaataatgagttgGTCTCCGTAGCTAACGTTAG GATTCATGGAGAGAAAGTTGCTGAAATGCCACTTGTAGCCACAGGGTTTCAGTATCGCAGATCAGGAATGTGCCGCATCTTAATTAATGAGCTTGAAAAG ATGTTAATGGAATTAGGCATTCAGAAAATTGTAATACCTGCAGTTCCTTTAGTAGTCAACACATGGAAAAGCGCATTTGGGTTTTCTGAAATGACAAATCAGACAAAATTAATGTTCTTGAATCACAACTTCTTAGATTTTGAAGGCACTATCATGTGTGAGAAGTCGTTACAACCACACTTATTTCATTCATCAG aaaacgagatAAAAGTCTGTAATGTAGCCTCTGAAAGTAATGATTTCGATTTAAAGGCTAATAAGACTAACCGAGATGAAGATAGTAGAATAATGGAATATGAATCATCTTCAAC CTACTGCATTCCCTATAATGAGGTGTTTCCTAAGGATGCATATGTGGTTCCAAGTGCAGAATTGGGGGTGTACGAGTCCCAATTTGATAGCTTCGTCCAATCTTACAAACGAAGATGTCCATTTACTGATCCTGAG taTAATT CCCTACATGTGTTTCCTATTGCTGCATATAAACAAGCTGATGgaataaatattgataatagAAGAGTGCTTGTCGATGTTGAACGAGGTAGAACAGTTCCAAATTGGAAACCTCGTCGACTTCGTAGGGGTCTAGGAACAACCAGGATTGGAGGTgaagatgtaaataaaaaacaattgggGAG GGAAAAATCCcgtgaaaagggaagagatAGAGAAGGTGATAGGGAGAAATCTCGTGAGCGATCTTATGAGAAGTCAACGGATCGTGATGAACCGGAGGATGAAGTGGAGGGATT GTTGGAAATTCTATCATATGGGTTTGTGAATTTGGGATTTTATATTGGAAAAAGGGTATTGTCATTTGTCTCCATGGAAGAATTGAAGAAGCTTTTGAATGTTGTATACAGGTATTGGAAAGAAGCT GTTGGAAATTTTATCATATGGATTTGTGGATTTGGGATTATTTATTGGAAAGAGGGTATTGTCTGCATGGAAGAATTGAAGAAGCTTTTGAATGTTGTAAACATGTGTTGGAATGAAGCAG aaaacgagttAAAAGTCTGTAGCGTAGCCTCTTATGAAAGTAGTGACATCGATTTGGAGGCTAACAAGACTAGTCAAAATGAAGATAGTAGGGTAATGGAATATGAATCTTCTTCCTT CATTCCCCATTATGAGATATTTCCTAAGGATGACTATGTTGTTCCAAGTGCAGAATTGTGGATGTACGAGACCCAATTTGATAGCTTCGTCCAATTTTATAAACAAAGATGTGAATTGACTGATCCTGAGGTCAAACAACTCGACACTACTCGCAATTACatgttataa
- the LOC124936659 gene encoding glutathione S-transferase U17-like, protein MAGKGLVKLLGFSISPYVNRVQISLNLKSIDYEFLKETFGTKSELLLKSNPVHKKMPVLIHEDKPICESLIIVQYIDELWTSGPIILPTDPYHRAIARFWVAYVDDKLFPSMMEYRIAAEEEKPAALEKVKEGFALLEEAFVKSSKGKAYFGGENIGYLDIALGSLLGWVKAGEMMAGLKFLEESNTPNLVLWAENFLSHEAVNGVIPETDVIVGVAKLIDGSRN, encoded by the exons ATGGCAGGAAAAGGATTAGTAAAACTTCTGGGCTTCTCAATAAGTCCATACGTAAACCGGGTTCAGATTTCCCTCAATCTCAAATCAATTGACTATGAATTTCTGAAAGAGACATTCGGCACAAAGAGTGAGCTTCTTCTGAAATCAAACCCAGTTCACAAGAAAATGCCAGTGTTGATCCATGAAGACAAACCCATATGCGAATCCCTAATCATAGTACAATACATCGACGAGCTATGGACATCCGGTCCGATCATCCTCCCAACTGACCCATATCATCGAGCCATTGCCCGTTTCTGGGTTGCCTATGTAGACGACAAg TTGTTCCCTTCTATGATGGAGTATCGCATTGCGGCGGAGGAAGAAAAACCGGCTGCTTTGGAGAAGGTGAAAGAAGGGTTTGCCTTATTAGAAGAAGCTTTTGTGAAATCAAGCAAAGGGAAGGCGTATTTTGGAGGGGAGAATATTGGGTATTTGGACATTGCCTTAGGAAGCTTGTTGGGATGGGTGAAAGCAGGGGAGATGATGGCTGGTTTGAAGTTTCTAGAAGAATCCAATACTCCTAATCTTGTCTTGTGGGCTGAGAATTTCCTTTCACATGAGGCTGTAAATGGTGTCATCCCCGAGACTGATGTAATTGTCGGGGTTGCCAAGCTTATAGACGGATCCAGGAATTGA